From the Streptomyces sp. KMM 9044 genome, one window contains:
- a CDS encoding SIS domain-containing protein encodes MSDRTPAGRFLDAAIDLLHRVRDEEADSVAASGTLLADTVSGGGRLFVFGAGHSSLAAQDVVYRAGGLALMNLLAVPGVVGVDVMPATLGSALERVDGLAGAVLDSSPARAGDALVIVSLSGRNALPVEMAMNARALGLKVIGVTSVAYATRTTSRHASGTYLKDHCDLVLDSKIAVGDAELTLDNVPAPFAPASTVVTAALLQAVMATAAATLADRGIEPPLLRSGNVDGGHDWNGRILEQYADRIFYRH; translated from the coding sequence ATGAGCGACCGCACGCCGGCCGGCCGGTTCCTCGACGCCGCGATCGACCTGCTGCACCGGGTCCGCGACGAGGAGGCCGACTCCGTCGCGGCCTCGGGCACCCTGCTCGCCGACACGGTCTCGGGCGGCGGACGCCTCTTCGTCTTCGGCGCCGGCCACTCCTCGCTCGCCGCGCAGGACGTCGTCTACCGCGCGGGCGGACTCGCCCTGATGAACCTGCTGGCCGTCCCGGGCGTCGTCGGCGTCGACGTCATGCCGGCCACCCTCGGCTCGGCCCTCGAACGCGTCGACGGGCTCGCGGGCGCCGTGCTCGACTCGTCCCCGGCCCGCGCGGGCGACGCGCTGGTGATCGTCTCCCTGTCCGGGCGCAACGCGCTGCCCGTGGAGATGGCCATGAACGCCCGCGCCCTGGGTCTGAAGGTCATCGGCGTGACCTCGGTGGCGTACGCGACAAGGACGACGTCCCGGCACGCGTCGGGGACCTACCTCAAGGACCACTGCGATCTCGTCCTGGACTCCAAGATCGCGGTCGGTGACGCGGAGCTGACCCTGGACAACGTCCCCGCCCCCTTCGCCCCCGCCTCCACCGTCGTCACCGCGGCCCTCCTCCAGGCGGTCATGGCCACCGCGGCCGCCACCCTGGCCGACCGCGGCATCGAGCCGCCCCTCCTGCGCTCCGGCAACGTCGACGGCGGCCACGACTGGAACGGCCGCATCCTGGAGCAGTACGCCGACCGGATCTTCTACCGGCACTGA
- a CDS encoding metal-dependent transcriptional regulator produces the protein MSGLIDTTEMYLRTILELEEEGVVPMRARIAERLDQSGPTVSQTVARMERDGLVSVAADRHLEFTDEGRRLATRVMRKHRLAECLLVDVIGLEWEQVHAEACRWEHVMSEAVERRVLELLRHPTESPYGNPIPGLEELGEKDGADPFLDEGMVSLAELDPGLEGKTVVVRRIGEPIQTDAQLMYTLRRAGVQPGSVVSVTESAGGVLVGSSGEAAELEKDIASHVFVAKP, from the coding sequence ATGTCCGGACTGATCGACACTACGGAGATGTATCTCCGCACCATCCTCGAGCTGGAAGAGGAAGGCGTGGTCCCCATGCGCGCCCGGATCGCGGAGCGGCTCGACCAGAGCGGGCCGACGGTCAGCCAGACGGTGGCGCGGATGGAGCGCGACGGCCTGGTGTCCGTCGCGGCCGACCGCCACCTGGAGTTCACCGACGAGGGCCGCCGGCTCGCCACCCGCGTGATGCGCAAGCACCGCCTCGCCGAGTGCCTGCTCGTCGACGTGATCGGCCTGGAGTGGGAGCAGGTGCACGCCGAGGCCTGCCGCTGGGAGCACGTGATGAGCGAGGCCGTCGAGCGCCGCGTGCTGGAGCTGCTGCGGCACCCCACCGAGTCGCCCTACGGCAACCCGATCCCGGGCCTGGAGGAGCTGGGCGAGAAGGACGGCGCCGACCCGTTCCTGGACGAGGGCATGGTGTCCCTGGCCGAACTCGACCCCGGCCTCGAGGGCAAGACGGTCGTGGTGCGCCGTATCGGCGAGCCGATCCAGACGGACGCGCAGCTGATGTACACGCTGCGCCGGGCGGGCGTCCAGCCCGGTTCGGTGGTCAGCGTGACGGAGTCGGCGGGCGGTGTGCTCGTGGGCAGCAGTGGTGAGGCGGCCGAGCTGGAGAAGGACATCGCCTCGCACGTGTTCGTCGCCAAGCCGTAG
- a CDS encoding alpha/beta fold hydrolase, with translation MARRIDVTGADGIRLAAWEFGDPPKTGSDPAERTSVLLLHGLMGRASHWASTARWLSARYRAVALDQRGHGRSDKPAQASFTRDAYVDDTEAALEQLGLGPAVLVGHGMGALTAWQLAAKRPDLVRGAIICDMRASALGAASQREWAQWFKAWPVPFATLADVRKWFVEDDPWVERPNPARGEFYAEVMAESPDGWRPVFDPGQMLRSRETWVYDAHWEELAQVRCPTLVVRGLDSELGRAEAQEMVRVLPRGRYAEVADAGHLVHYDQPDAWRTAIEPFLDTLRDT, from the coding sequence ATGGCGCGACGCATCGACGTGACGGGGGCGGACGGCATACGTCTCGCCGCCTGGGAGTTCGGCGACCCGCCCAAGACCGGCAGCGACCCGGCGGAGCGCACGAGCGTGCTGTTACTCCACGGGCTCATGGGCCGCGCCTCGCACTGGGCGTCCACCGCCCGCTGGCTCTCCGCGCGGTACCGGGCGGTCGCCCTCGACCAGCGTGGCCACGGTCGCAGCGACAAGCCCGCGCAGGCCTCGTTCACCCGGGACGCCTACGTCGACGACACCGAGGCGGCCCTCGAACAGCTGGGCCTCGGCCCGGCCGTCCTCGTCGGCCACGGCATGGGCGCGCTCACCGCCTGGCAGTTGGCCGCCAAACGACCCGACCTGGTGCGCGGGGCGATCATCTGTGACATGCGGGCCTCCGCGCTCGGGGCCGCCTCGCAGCGCGAATGGGCGCAGTGGTTCAAGGCCTGGCCCGTCCCCTTCGCCACGCTCGCCGACGTCCGCAAGTGGTTCGTCGAGGACGACCCGTGGGTGGAGCGTCCGAACCCGGCCCGCGGCGAGTTCTACGCCGAGGTGATGGCCGAGTCCCCGGACGGCTGGCGGCCGGTCTTCGACCCCGGCCAGATGCTCCGTTCCCGCGAGACCTGGGTGTACGACGCGCACTGGGAGGAGCTGGCCCAGGTGCGGTGCCCGACCTTGGTGGTCCGCGGCCTCGACAGCGAACTGGGCCGTGCGGAGGCCCAGGAGATGGTCCGTGTCCTGCCCCGCGGCCGGTACGCGGAGGTGGCCGACGCCGGCCACCTCGTCCACTACGACCAGCCCGACGCCTGGC